The genomic stretch GCTATGGGCACTCTGATCGCCTTTCCTGCCTCCGGCAAAAAATCCTCCGACACCCCATGAAATATCTCTTCCTGTTGCTGCTTTGCGCCGCCCTCCTCTTTCTGTCCGTGCCGCTGTTCCAGCAATATGCTCCGCCTCCTGCTGCGCAGCTCCCTCTGACCACGGCTGCTCTCCGGGATTTTCAGGTGACAGTGCGCACAGTCGGCACCCTCCATGCGGTCAACTCCCATTCAGTTGCTTCCCGAATTAAGGGGCCAGGGGCAAAAATTATCTTTCTTGCGCAGGACGGTTATCCGGTCAACAAAGGAGACATCCTGGTACGCTTTGATCCTGCTCGTTTTGAAGAAGCGGTTACAGACTGTACCGCCCGAATCGACAATCTGAATGCCGGGGTTGAAGCTGCTGAGCAGCTGCTGAGCTGGGAAAAAATAGAGGTGGGCCATAAAAACGAGACCGCCCGCTATAGCATCAGGGTCGCAAAGCTTGACCTGCAACGGCTTGTCAAGGGAGACGGCCCTATGACCCAGGCCCAATACAAAGATGAGCAGGATAAGGCAGAATTGGAATTGAAGCGGTATAAGGAGTATGCTGCTGATCTGAAGAAACTGGCTCAGGAGGGCTACGAAAACCCGGCTGAACTCAACCGCATTCGCGATAAAATATCTGTAGCTCAAGAAGAATTTACCAGCGCCAAACGCCGCTACACAGCGTATCGAAAATTCATCCTTCCCTCGCTCACGGAAACAGCCACTGCCAAGGTGGAAAATGCCAAACTGAGCCTGCAACAGATGGGCAAGGCCGGTGTCCATACAATTGCCAGGGCCAAGGCTGCTGTTGATCAGGTCCAGGCAAAGCTGCAAGCGGCCCGAACAGCCCTGCGTCAGGCAAAAGAGGAGCTAGAAAAAACCACCCTGTATGCCCCTTCCAACGGTCTGGTTATTCATCACGAGGCCTTCCGCAACGGTGAAATGCGGACCGCACAGGAGGGCGACACGGTCATTATTCATCAGCCCATTCTCTCGCTGCCAGATCTGAGCAGCCTAATCGTTAAAAGCAAGGTCCGAGAAATCGACCTGCACAAGATCGCTGTCGGCCAACCGGCGCTTATCACCGTGGATGCCTACCCAGCCCTCAGCTTACCGGGCGAACTGGCCTTTATCGGGGCCTTGGCCAAAAAACAGCAAGGCCGCCAATCCGGAGAAAAATATTTCCAAGTCCATTTCTCGCTCAAGACCACAGATGAACGACTCAGGCCGGGCATGTCGGCTCGGGTGGAACTGCAAACAGCTGTACTGGACCAGGTGCTCTCCCTGCCCATTGAGGCTCTTTTTCAGGACAATAACGGCCCCTTCTGCTTTATCCGAATAGAGACCGAGGTACAACGGCGGAGACTGCAAACCGGGCACAGCAATGAGCATTTCATCGAAATCACAGCAGGATTGGCCGCAGGAGAGCAGGTCTTCATGGTGCGTCCTGACGGCTCCTACTGATGATATTTTTTTTCGGGATCAGGTGCCGCCGAACTGATCCATATTGCAGACCTCCAGGACATATCGTCCCCGTGCCGGAACATCGCAGTCAGATGTCAACTCTTTGAGAAAGCAAAGGGATTAAACAGCGTAATGCTTTGTTCACGGATTCTGAGTCGGGGAAGTAAGGACGAAGGTCCGGTTCGACAATAACTGCGCCCTTTGGAGGCACCATCTCTTTGGTAACCGTTGTACCGTCCTCCTGATGAACAGTAATCGAATATCCGGCCTGCATGGCTCTGTGATGCTTACCGCGTACCCCGCCGGTGAAATCATATTCGCTATGCATCTCCTTCTTTTTTTTCTTTTTGTCAGAATTCTTCATAATACTGTCTCTCTGAATATGTTGCCTTGCGGCAGCTGATGATACGGATATTCGCACCCCGGTCAGTATAAACAACGACAAGAACATGTCCTTTCTCGGAACGGCCAATATCAATATATCGCTGCTCCTCCACAGAATGGTCATGATCGGGTATCGTGATTGAGAAGGGATCAAGAAAGACGGTTGCCGCTTCATTAAAACCGATTCCATGTTTCTTACGATTCGATTTTGCTTTCTTTTCGTCCCACTCAAAGTTCAGCTTCATCTGTCCATACCTGTACCATGCTTCCGTTCCTGCTTTTGATGCTCCTTTCTCTGTATCATATCATTGATCAGGCTGTTTGTCAGGGGGCTGCCCGCTCGTAGGTTGCGGATGAGCGGAGCGAACCCCGACATGTCCGACTCGCCTTATGATTGTCGGGGTTCGTGCCTCAGCCCAATCTACGGGGCTAAAAATTGGGCTGTTTGTTCGGTGATGTTGTTGTTCGGCATGGAGATTCTTCTTCAAGAGGTTATAAAAAATCAGATGAGTTTGATGCCAGTTCTTAATATCTCCTTCACAAAGGGGTCATCAAAGGTAAAGTCTTCGGGACGATACGGCAGGACTTCCAAGTCACAGCTTACCGATAAGGTGATGTCCCTGATTTTATCCTTATCATCCATTCTGTTGCCGACAAACAGGTTGGAAACCAGAGCAATATCTATATCACTCCATTTATGATTTTTTCCAGTTGCATAGCTGCCGAACAACACAGCTTCCTTTATCGGGATATTGTTCCGTTTCAGCGCAGTCAGGTAGGCGTAGACAGTCTTTTTTATTTTATCTGGGAGTTCAGCCATACGTGCAGCTCCTTGATCTTGCAAAAATATTCATCTACATATTCTTTGGTACATCGCTTGTAAAAATCAAGCTTGTAATCAGGATAGCGAGTCTGGATGTTAAAATCAGTTACTTTATCAAGGAGATTTCTCTGCTCGCGGGCTAATTCGATCTGTGAGAGCTGTGCTAATCTTACAAGATTATGCGTTTTCGGAGGCATATTATTATCGTTTCGGTCGACAAAAAGTGCTTTCAGTGTCTTTTCCAAAACCAGATGACCGATAAACAGGCACCAGTCATATTTACCGGACTGAAACATGCTTTCCGCAGTTTCTAGATCATGCCGGGCACTTTCCAGCCAGTATTTGATGTGCTCCTCTTTTGTCATTGTATCCGGTTAAGATAGAAGATGGCAACGGCCTGATAGCCGGGCAGAGCCTTTTGCAGGGGTTTTATGGCAAAGGGTTCAAGGGACGGTAGAAATTCCACGCCCAGCTCACAGGTTGCGGGTGAGCGGAGTGAACCCCGACATGTCCGCCTCGCCTTATGATTATTGGGGGGCGTGCCTCAGCCCTACCTACGGGACTCAATTGTGGTGCGCCCCCTATTTACGCAAAACGAGATATTTTTGCGCCAATGCGCATCAGCTCTATCTCACGCACCTGACTTTATTCACACTATTTGCACTGTAGCTCCAATAAGCGTCGCCCCAATTAAAGCCGACTATCCAATAACGGCCATCTAAATAGGGATCGGTTGTCCAGTACCAGGATGTGCTGGAAGAAAAAGAGGAATCAATCGTGGGCTTGGTATAGTTATCACATTCTGTACTGCTAACACAGCAAGTCGCATCAATATAATTTTGTTCAATTGTCTTGACTGAATCCCAATCCTGCAATGGGGTTGTCTTACCATTACTGCATACAACCAAGGTTTTCAGCTCGCTCTTTGATGGCAAGTGCCAGTCTGAGTAGCCTCCTAATACTAAATTCTGGCAATATGCTTCAGCGTCTTCCCGTGTATGATAAATGCCATCGTCACAGCGCTGCCAATCTCGTCCTTGCCAATTCACCACCTCTGGACCAGGCAAACCTCTATCTGCACAGGGGCCTGAAGCAACAGGTACTGGAGCAAATGAGGCAACGACCTCGCAATTGCTCATTACAGGTGAAGTCGTGGCACTTTTATTTGTTGGACGAAGCCGCTACGCGGCAGACAAACCCCGTACATCCACCTCTGCGGTGAATATCTTGTAGCAGCCTATATCTTTTGCAATAATAGTATAACGGCAATGCAAGTGCACTGCCATTATCCTATTATTACACAGAGGAGGTTACAATGAACTGCACGATGCCAAGCGATCCACACTTCAATCTGCTTTATCAAAAACATATCAAACATCTGAAACTTAACGGCTTACAACCAAAGACCATTGATGCCTATTCACGGTCGATCAGGCGAATCGGCAATTATTTCGAGTGTCAAATCGACAATCTCACATCCGACCAGCTCCTTGATTACTTTAACGAACTTTTGGATTGTCGCTCATGGAGCGCAGTCAAGCTCGACCTGTATGGGCTGAAGTTCTTTTATTCCAGGGTGCTGAACAGAACCTGGGAGGATATCCCCTGATCAAACCGCCCAAGGTTTCAAGGATTCCAGATATTCTCACGGTCGAGCAGCTCCATCAACTGGTTGCCGCCACCGGCAAACTGAGCTACAAGGTCTTTTTTCACAGCCTACTCACTGGGGCTGCGCCTCGGCGAGGGCATTGCCCTGAAAACAAGCGACATTGACGCCAGCAATATGCGGGTCCACATTCGCGACGCCAAAGGCAACAAGGACAGGCTGGTTCCTTTGCCTGAAAAAACCCTTCAGATTCTAAGAAATTTCTGGTCCGTTCACCAGCACCCCAAATTCCTCTTTCCAAACAGGAAACGGGGACTGAAAAACGTCCACTTGGTTGAAACGCCTTTAAATCGAGGAGGTATTCAAGCTGCCATGAAGGCTGTGGTTGGACAGCTCAACATAAAAAAATCTCATGCCATTCCCTGCGCCACAGTTATGCCACCCATATGTTGGAAGCCGGGGTTGACCTTGTTGAACTCCAACAGATACTCGGTCATGTCAGCATCCTGACCACATCCCGATATACCCATCTTACCGCTGTCACCAACAGCAACGCCCGTCAGGCCGTCAACTCCCTGACCGATACCTTTGATATCACTTGGGAGGGCGTCAAATGATTTTGCTCTCCACGATTATTAATCGATTCAAGGAACAGTTTTTAGCGCAATATCAGGCTTTCGTTCTGCCCAGCCACAAAAAAGCGCTGTGGGCCATGGCCAAGTGCAGGACGGAACACAGCCTGCAGATGCTTGCGCGGTGTGCGAACCATGAATGACTCTGTTGATTAAGTCTCTTTTGGAATTTTTCTACACAACATGCTGCGTACCTAGCTGTCACGAAACCCACTCTGTTGTGGTTGAAAATCCAAAATCGGACTTAATCAACAGGCTCATGAATGCGGAACAGAAATCTATATTCCTCATTCCTGCGGCCATAGAAACTGTCCGCACTGTCAGAACCATGAAAGCAGCAACTGGATCGAAAAGCAACTGAACAAGCGGCTGCCGGCTCCCTATTTTCTGGTTACCTTTACCCTGCCTGCTCAACTCAGGGATCTTGCCTGGAGAAATCAGAAAATCGTTTATTCACAGATGTTCGCTTCGGTCAAAGAGACTCTGAAAACCTTTACTGCAAATGACAAAAAACTCGGCGGAGAAGCGGGATTTACCGCTATCCTCCATACCCATGCAAGAAATCTTGATCATCACCCCCACATCCATGTGGTCATGCCCGGAGCAAGCATCAACAAAAAACAGGGTTGTGGCATAAAAAGGGGGCTGAATACCTCTTTAACCACAAGGCCTTGGCAAAGGTTTTTCGGGCAAAGATGCTTACGGCCATAGTTGAGCAAGGCCTGAAACTGCCAAAGGATTGCCCGGAAAAGTGGGTTGTCGACTGCAAGAGCGTCGGCAACGGAGACAAGGCGATCATCTATCTCGGCAAATATCTCTACCGGGGCGTAATTCAGGAAAAGGATATCCTGAAGTGCGAAAACGGCATGGTTACCTTCAGGTATCTTCACGCCAAAACCGGCAAATACAGGTCCAGGGAGGTGACCGGAGAAGAATTCCTCTCTCTGCTCATGCTGCACGTCTTGCCCAAAGGGTTTCGCAGGGCACGCTGTTACGGTTTTCTGCATCCGTGCAGCAAAAAGCTCATCCGATTTCTCCAACTGGTGCTTAGGGTCAACCCGTTTACATTATTCAGTGCTGAGCAACCCAAAAAGCTGCTATCATCTGCCCGAACTGCGGGGCGGAAATGAAAATCATTCGGACTAGGGTGAGGAAGCCGCCTCCTCTCCGGCCAGCTGTTTGCATCGCATAAAAATGGAGGTGTGCATGGTTATGTAACCCTGAAGCGACATCGCCAGCTTTCGAAAAAACCGGTTCAACCGGCGCTGGATACCTGTACTTAAAAAATACTATTTTTCACCGACTACAGCTTTATGCATAGGGAAAATCAATTTCAAAGATCAAATTCTCGGTTCCAAAACAGCCTTCCGGTCCATCTGTCTGACTAGGCAGCCTTCAGCCAAAAAAGATGTTTTCTATATAATGCCGGGCTTGTCCAACAAACGGTTCAGATTGTGGCTCGCTGCGCTCGCACAATCTAACCTTATTCGTTATGGACTGGTCAGAATTTGTGTAAGAAATCCCGCATCCACTGATTGAACTGACGTAGTAGTCACTATCTGCATTGAATGTGAACGTTGCCGTCTTGTTTTTTTGAACTGACTGAGGAGACGGTGTTCCAGAGGAAAGGCTACCGTTTGGGCCAGCAGTTGCAGTCACGCTGAAAGTTTCAGGTACAGAGGTGCCACCAGAACCACCAATTATTGCCGGGAGAAACAGGAGCCACGGGGATTTCTCTTCTTCAGTGCATTTTGATGGATCTTCAGGGAAATCGTCTTCATCATCAGCACAGCCGTCTCCGTCCGTATCAAATACAGTGGTGAATTTCAGATTCTTTATCTCGAACTCTGCGTTTTTCTCACCCACACCGTACAGAGCCACGACCAGCTTGTTCGCACCGGCTGTCATGCGTAATGGAATCTGACCGGAGGATTGCATTTCTTCTTGCTGGGCATCGTTGCCGGACATCAGCCAGATGGATTCCCCTTCGGCGAAGAGGTACACATAATCGCCGTCGCCTACATTGTTGAAGG from Candidatus Electrothrix communis encodes the following:
- a CDS encoding efflux RND transporter periplasmic adaptor subunit, producing the protein MKYLFLLLLCAALLFLSVPLFQQYAPPPAAQLPLTTAALRDFQVTVRTVGTLHAVNSHSVASRIKGPGAKIIFLAQDGYPVNKGDILVRFDPARFEEAVTDCTARIDNLNAGVEAAEQLLSWEKIEVGHKNETARYSIRVAKLDLQRLVKGDGPMTQAQYKDEQDKAELELKRYKEYAADLKKLAQEGYENPAELNRIRDKISVAQEEFTSAKRRYTAYRKFILPSLTETATAKVENAKLSLQQMGKAGVHTIARAKAAVDQVQAKLQAARTALRQAKEELEKTTLYAPSNGLVIHHEAFRNGEMRTAQEGDTVIIHQPILSLPDLSSLIVKSKVREIDLHKIAVGQPALITVDAYPALSLPGELAFIGALAKKQQGRQSGEKYFQVHFSLKTTDERLRPGMSARVELQTAVLDQVLSLPIEALFQDNNGPFCFIRIETEVQRRRLQTGHSNEHFIEITAGLAAGEQVFMVRPDGSY
- a CDS encoding BrnT family toxin, with product MKLNFEWDEKKAKSNRKKHGIGFNEAATVFLDPFSITIPDHDHSVEEQRYIDIGRSEKGHVLVVVYTDRGANIRIISCRKATYSERQYYEEF
- a CDS encoding nucleotidyltransferase domain-containing protein; the protein is MAELPDKIKKTVYAYLTALKRNNIPIKEAVLFGSYATGKNHKWSDIDIALVSNLFVGNRMDDKDKIRDITLSVSCDLEVLPYRPEDFTFDDPFVKEILRTGIKLI
- a CDS encoding HEPN domain-containing protein; the protein is MTKEEHIKYWLESARHDLETAESMFQSGKYDWCLFIGHLVLEKTLKALFVDRNDNNMPPKTHNLVRLAQLSQIELAREQRNLLDKVTDFNIQTRYPDYKLDFYKRCTKEYVDEYFCKIKELHVWLNSQIK
- a CDS encoding site-specific integrase produces the protein MNCTMPSDPHFNLLYQKHIKHLKLNGLQPKTIDAYSRSIRRIGNYFECQIDNLTSDQLLDYFNELLDCRSWSAVKLDLYGLKFFYSRVLNRTWEDIP
- a CDS encoding transposase, with protein sequence MWHKKGAEYLFNHKALAKVFRAKMLTAIVEQGLKLPKDCPEKWVVDCKSVGNGDKAIIYLGKYLYRGVIQEKDILKCENGMVTFRYLHAKTGKYRSREVTGEEFLSLLMLHVLPKGFRRARCYGFLHPCSKKLIRFLQLVLRVNPFTLFSAEQPKKLLSSARTAGRK